A genomic window from Methanobrevibacter sp. TLL-48-HuF1 includes:
- a CDS encoding TIGR03576 family pyridoxal phosphate-dependent enzyme, which produces MIVNNSLDEVKKRENALSIIKNIIETEGRSGLYDLTGLAGGFIASSSQLSLLETYVGPAIFEDEIQEVGKRHLGGEKILPLNRTSSGILATVLSLVDKGSNVVHYLAQLPAHPSIPRSCELVGANYFETDDFDKFEIPENTSLVVVTGSTMDHKVIDEDIFKKVIEMAHKQNIPVMVDDASGARLRTVVFKQKKACDLGADIAITSTDKLMPGPRGGLMAGREDLVDKIKVKANQFGLEAQPPAILAMINGIKNFNGENLIKGFSRKEELFKLLSKNFNAFSETPTGVMISSHGLASEVKVSHNLSDNDLAFIFAFILLKDYGIITIPPVSMPGASTTIRFDLSTKDAFNLDLNDLNKKIESSFNKLQEVVTNEDKCREIVFTS; this is translated from the coding sequence ATGATAGTTAACAATTCTTTAGATGAAGTTAAAAAAAGAGAAAATGCTTTATCTATTATAAAAAACATCATTGAAACTGAAGGTCGCAGTGGATTATATGATTTAACTGGTTTGGCTGGAGGATTTATTGCTTCATCATCCCAATTAAGTTTACTTGAAACTTATGTAGGACCAGCTATTTTTGAAGATGAAATTCAGGAAGTTGGAAAAAGACATTTAGGTGGGGAAAAAATTCTTCCACTTAACAGAACCTCTTCAGGTATTTTAGCTACTGTTCTTTCATTAGTTGATAAAGGGTCTAATGTTGTGCATTACCTTGCCCAATTACCTGCCCATCCTTCCATTCCGAGAAGCTGTGAATTGGTTGGAGCTAATTATTTTGAAACTGATGATTTTGATAAATTTGAAATACCTGAAAATACTTCTTTAGTTGTTGTAACAGGTTCAACAATGGATCATAAAGTCATTGATGAAGATATTTTTAAAAAAGTCATTGAAATGGCTCACAAACAGAATATTCCTGTTATGGTTGATGATGCATCAGGAGCCAGACTTAGAACTGTTGTATTTAAACAGAAAAAAGCCTGTGATTTAGGTGCAGATATTGCAATTACCAGTACTGATAAATTAATGCCGGGTCCTAGAGGCGGATTAATGGCAGGTCGTGAAGATTTAGTTGATAAAATCAAAGTTAAAGCTAATCAATTTGGTCTTGAAGCACAGCCTCCAGCTATTTTAGCTATGATTAACGGTATTAAAAATTTTAATGGTGAAAATTTAATTAAAGGATTTTCAAGAAAAGAAGAACTGTTTAAATTATTAAGTAAGAATTTTAATGCTTTTAGTGAAACTCCAACAGGAGTCATGATTTCATCTCATGGTTTAGCTAGTGAAGTTAAAGTTTCACATAATTTATCTGATAATGATTTGGCATTTATTTTTGCATTTATATTATTAAAAGACTATGGAATTATTACAATTCCTCCAGTTTCAATGCCCGGTGCATCTACAACAATAAGATTTGATTTGTCTACAAAAGATGCATTTAATTTAGATTTAAATGATTTAAATAAAAAAATAGAATCTTCATTTAATAAGCTACAGGAAGTAGTTACAAATGAAGATAAATGCAGGGAGATTGTATTTACTTCTTAA
- a CDS encoding METTL5 family protein, translating into MKKITKKKHLEMAIQNVPSHPNPKVDLEQYSTPAVIASDLLWNAYSLDDIVDKKVMDLGCGTGIFAIASMLLGATSAVGVDIDKESIDLASSYCGDVEFICGDVCDLENDFDVDTIFQNPPFGSQKNAKKGSDLKFINKAIELSPKVLYSFHMASTEEFLISYFEKNDLEITHIFRYNFPIPKIYEFHTKESANVEIIVIRALL; encoded by the coding sequence ATGAAAAAAATTACTAAAAAGAAACATTTGGAAATGGCTATACAAAATGTTCCCAGTCATCCAAATCCGAAAGTAGACCTTGAACAGTATTCTACTCCTGCTGTTATTGCATCAGATTTGTTATGGAATGCATATTCTTTAGATGATATAGTAGATAAAAAAGTAATGGATTTAGGCTGTGGAACTGGAATATTTGCAATTGCATCTATGTTATTAGGTGCTACTTCTGCTGTTGGTGTTGATATTGATAAAGAATCCATTGATTTAGCCAGCAGTTACTGTGGGGATGTTGAATTTATATGTGGTGATGTTTGTGATTTGGAAAATGACTTTGATGTTGATACTATTTTTCAAAATCCACCATTCGGATCACAAAAAAATGCAAAAAAGGGGTCTGATTTAAAATTTATCAATAAGGCTATTGAACTGTCTCCAAAAGTTTTGTATTCCTTTCATATGGCATCAACTGAGGAGTTTTTAATTAGCTATTTTGAAAAAAATGATTTGGAAATTACCCATATTTTCAGATATAATTTTCCCATTCCTAAAATTTATGAATTTCATACAAAGGAATCTGCAAATGTTGAAATAATAGTAATTCGAGCTTTACTTTAA
- a CDS encoding FumA C-terminus/TtdB family hydratase beta subunit: protein MEKNIKVPVKNEDLTDLKIGDVITLTGNIITARDQAHKRILEQGAPLDIEGAAIFHAGPIISKDENGYKMVAVGPTTSMRMNPYQSDVIDMGPKIVIGKGGMDDTVRKALVKNNALYVVATGGCAALYVDAVEEIESVDWLDLGMPEAMWNLKVKDFGPLIVAMDSDGNSLYD from the coding sequence ATGGAAAAAAATATTAAAGTGCCGGTTAAAAACGAAGATTTGACTGATTTGAAAATTGGAGATGTAATTACATTAACTGGAAACATTATAACTGCAAGAGATCAGGCGCATAAAAGAATTTTAGAACAGGGTGCCCCATTAGATATTGAAGGTGCAGCTATATTTCATGCAGGACCAATTATATCCAAAGATGAAAACGGATATAAAATGGTAGCTGTAGGTCCGACTACTTCTATGAGAATGAATCCTTATCAAAGTGATGTTATTGATATGGGTCCTAAAATAGTAATAGGTAAAGGAGGAATGGATGATACAGTAAGAAAAGCTTTAGTTAAAAACAATGCATTATATGTTGTAGCTACTGGCGGATGCGCAGCACTTTATGTTGATGCAGTTGAAGAAATTGAAAGTGTTGACTGGTTGGATTTAGGAATGCCTGAAGCTATGTGGAATTTAAAAGTTAAAGATTTTGGACCACTTATAGTAGCTATGGACAGTGATGGTAACAGTTTATACGACTAA
- a CDS encoding biotin--[acetyl-CoA-carboxylase] ligase → MQNEIVKLLKKEGKLSEKTIDEISNIEIGDFSDLVRELGKEETEHIKRDEISKNLNTKYIGKDIYIFNEVMSTNTIAKFLSMNGVGNGAVVISEKQTKARGRSGKNWESPLGGVWLSIILNPNVNHSKIPLITLATGVAVENTLKRIGVKNAEIKWPNDILIHGKKVCGILTEAITSFNTIESVIIGVGIDANISIENFPEELRENMTTLNDEIGEKVDENLLIKLFLEEFEKISEQFINEEYETILKEWRKNSYTIGKIVEVHEPFSKPYDGYVLGISRDGSLVVEKIDGTLEKVISGECIIKK, encoded by the coding sequence ATGCAAAATGAAATAGTAAAGCTATTGAAAAAAGAGGGAAAATTATCTGAAAAAACTATTGATGAAATAAGCAATATTGAGATTGGTGATTTTTCTGATTTAGTCAGAGAACTTGGAAAAGAAGAAACTGAACACATTAAAAGAGATGAAATCTCAAAAAACTTAAACACCAAATACATAGGTAAAGATATCTATATATTTAATGAAGTAATGTCTACAAACACAATAGCTAAATTTTTATCAATGAATGGTGTTGGAAACGGAGCAGTTGTAATTTCTGAAAAGCAAACAAAAGCTAGAGGCAGATCAGGTAAAAACTGGGAATCTCCTCTGGGTGGTGTCTGGTTATCAATTATATTAAATCCAAATGTAAACCACTCCAAAATCCCATTAATTACCCTTGCAACTGGTGTGGCTGTTGAAAATACCTTAAAAAGAATAGGTGTTAAAAATGCCGAAATAAAATGGCCTAATGACATTTTAATTCATGGCAAAAAAGTCTGTGGAATACTGACTGAAGCAATAACCAGCTTTAACACTATTGAAAGTGTTATTATTGGTGTTGGAATTGATGCAAACATAAGCATTGAAAACTTCCCTGAAGAATTACGGGAAAACATGACAACATTAAATGATGAAATTGGTGAAAAAGTCGATGAAAACCTTCTAATTAAATTATTCCTAGAAGAATTTGAAAAAATCAGCGAACAGTTCATAAATGAAGAATACGAAACTATCTTAAAAGAATGGAGAAAAAACTCCTACACTATTGGAAAAATCGTAGAAGTACACGAACCATTCAGCAAACCTTATGACGGTTATGTTTTAGGTATCAGCAGAGACGGATCATTAGTTGTGGAAAAAATTGATGGAACTTTAGAAAAAGTAATATCTGGAGAATGTATAATTAAGAAGTAA
- a CDS encoding MptD family putative ECF transporter S component produces the protein MSKMLNVKDLITVGIFAVILTVSIFIFGMLGYIPILMIALPVIVALIAGIPYMLFLTRVDKFGMTSLLGLVLGIVMFLSGHTWIPIVVYTLCGLMADVVLKIGDYSSIKNSIISYGFFSLGIFGNMLPFYILRDYFVESIRASMGTDYVNVILPFLTNEMLIILIIATFVVALIGAYIGKIVLKKHFEKAGIA, from the coding sequence ATGAGTAAAATGTTAAATGTAAAAGATTTAATCACTGTAGGTATTTTTGCAGTGATACTGACAGTTTCAATTTTTATTTTTGGAATGCTGGGATATATCCCAATACTGATGATTGCATTGCCGGTCATTGTAGCATTAATTGCAGGAATTCCATATATGCTGTTTTTAACAAGAGTTGATAAATTTGGAATGACTTCATTGTTGGGTTTGGTTTTGGGAATTGTAATGTTTTTAAGCGGTCACACATGGATTCCAATTGTAGTCTATACGCTTTGTGGATTGATGGCTGATGTAGTTTTAAAAATTGGAGATTATTCTTCTATTAAAAATTCAATTATCAGTTATGGATTTTTCTCATTGGGAATATTTGGTAATATGCTACCGTTTTACATTTTAAGAGATTATTTTGTTGAATCAATTCGTGCATCAATGGGAACTGACTATGTAAATGTAATTTTACCGTTTTTAACAAATGAAATGCTGATTATTTTGATAATTGCTACATTTGTTGTTGCTTTAATCGGTGCATATATTGGAAAAATTGTTTTGAAAAAACATTTTGAAAAAGCAGGTATTGCCTAA
- the rpl4p gene encoding 50S ribosomal protein L4, whose translation MKANVYSMEGEVKEEIELPAIFNEEYRPDLIKRAVISAQTARVQPWGNDPKAGKRTSAKGWGSGRGTARVPRIKNGSKAAFVPMAVGGRRAHPTRAEKNHHEKINIKERRFAIRSAVAATANKELVENRGHKLGDLEQVPIIVEDDICSVKTTKQTREIFQNLGVYDDITRAKEGKRIRAGRGKTRGRKYKKVKGPLLVVGEDNGIKLGARNHAGVDVVTVENLNAELLAPGTHPGRLTIFTKSAVEKLGGLFQ comes from the coding sequence ATGAAAGCAAACGTTTATTCAATGGAAGGGGAAGTTAAAGAAGAAATCGAACTTCCAGCTATTTTTAATGAAGAATACAGACCTGATTTAATAAAAAGGGCTGTTATTTCAGCACAAACCGCTAGAGTACAACCATGGGGTAATGATCCTAAAGCAGGTAAAAGAACTTCTGCAAAAGGTTGGGGATCCGGTAGAGGTACAGCTAGAGTACCTAGGATTAAAAACGGTTCCAAAGCAGCATTTGTACCAATGGCTGTTGGTGGTAGACGTGCACATCCTACAAGAGCTGAAAAAAATCATCACGAAAAAATCAACATAAAAGAAAGAAGATTTGCAATCAGATCTGCTGTAGCAGCTACTGCAAATAAAGAACTTGTTGAAAACAGAGGTCACAAATTAGGAGACCTTGAACAAGTACCTATTATTGTTGAAGATGATATTTGTTCTGTAAAAACTACTAAACAAACTCGTGAAATTTTCCAAAACTTAGGAGTTTACGATGACATTACCCGTGCTAAAGAAGGTAAAAGAATAAGAGCGGGTAGGGGTAAAACCAGAGGAAGAAAATACAAAAAAGTAAAAGGACCTCTTTTAGTAGTCGGTGAAGATAACGGTATCAAATTAGGTGCAAGAAACCATGCTGGTGTAGATGTAGTAACTGTTGAAAACTTAAATGCAGAATTATTAGCACCAGGTACTCACCCAGGAAGACTCACTATTTTCACTAAATCAGCTGTTGAAAAATTAGGAGGTTTATTCCAATAA
- the rpl3p gene encoding 50S ribosomal protein L3, translating to MVRHHQPRKGSVAFSPRKRAAKETPRIKSWPQNDEPKLLGLAGYKVGMTHALVTDSDKNSPTNGMDVFTPVTVLEVPPVVVMGIRAYEKTSRGLKVITEVLADNLDEELSRKISLPKEYNKSEAIAKIQGVLDKTEDIKVLVHTNPKVTSVPKKKPDIFECGIGGANPEEKLNTALELLGNEVKASDILNEGQFVDAIATTKGKGFQGVVKRWGIRIQYGKAVRAGKGRHVGSIGPWTPSRTMWTVAQAGQMGYHKRTEFNKKILKIASADEVDQINPDGGFVKYGLVKNDYVLVKGSLPGPSKRLVILRQPIRPNKKSEDMPQINYISTKSKQGV from the coding sequence ATGGTAAGACATCACCAGCCAAGAAAAGGGTCTGTTGCTTTTAGTCCAAGGAAAAGAGCAGCTAAAGAAACCCCTAGGATAAAATCTTGGCCACAAAATGATGAACCAAAATTACTCGGCCTCGCAGGTTATAAAGTCGGTATGACTCACGCGTTAGTGACTGATTCTGACAAAAACTCTCCAACTAATGGTATGGATGTTTTCACTCCAGTAACCGTATTGGAAGTACCTCCAGTCGTAGTAATGGGAATTAGAGCATACGAAAAAACTTCTCGTGGATTAAAAGTGATCACCGAAGTACTTGCAGATAATTTAGATGAAGAACTCTCAAGGAAAATTTCTCTTCCTAAAGAATACAATAAATCTGAAGCTATTGCAAAAATACAAGGTGTATTAGACAAAACTGAAGATATTAAAGTTTTAGTCCATACTAATCCAAAAGTAACTAGCGTACCTAAGAAAAAACCGGACATATTTGAATGTGGTATTGGAGGAGCAAATCCTGAAGAAAAATTAAATACTGCATTAGAATTATTAGGTAATGAAGTAAAAGCTAGTGATATCTTAAACGAAGGTCAATTTGTAGATGCAATTGCAACTACTAAAGGAAAAGGATTCCAAGGTGTAGTTAAAAGATGGGGAATCAGAATTCAATATGGTAAAGCTGTAAGAGCAGGTAAAGGAAGACATGTAGGTTCTATTGGACCTTGGACTCCATCAAGAACCATGTGGACTGTAGCACAAGCAGGTCAAATGGGATACCATAAAAGAACTGAGTTTAATAAAAAAATCTTAAAAATCGCATCTGCTGATGAAGTTGATCAAATTAATCCAGATGGAGGATTTGTAAAATATGGTCTTGTTAAAAATGACTATGTTTTAGTAAAAGGTTCATTACCAGGTCCATCTAAAAGATTAGTTATTTTAAGACAACCTATTAGACCTAATAAAAAGTCTGAGGATATGCCTCAAATAAACTACATAAGTACAAAATCTAAACAAGGGGTCTAA
- a CDS encoding putative RNA uridine N3 methyltransferase, with protein MYKDELSVFIPNSFLSESKDLKVRTFKVGVLGRALAVFQIDNVVIYNDDHIKNENGEEDGEFIAEVLNYMNTPQYLRKSAFPIMPELKHVGILPPLRAPHHPVNSQPDVGDYRQGFTVKRNKKGTFVDIGMDKLAFCKEQLTVKKIFNFKITKIAKKEVIVTPDKPDDIYWGYNVISSNKSLKNSLKLIKPDFVVETTRYGDYIDSIFDELKLKVDEFKNIAILFGGPYSSISEDVSSSNWEHIKLNTIPNQGTETVRTEEAVVATLSLFNILRF; from the coding sequence ATGTATAAAGATGAGCTATCTGTATTTATTCCGAATTCTTTTCTATCTGAATCTAAAGATCTTAAAGTTCGTACTTTTAAAGTGGGAGTTTTAGGTAGAGCTTTAGCAGTATTTCAGATTGATAATGTTGTTATTTATAATGATGACCACATTAAAAATGAAAATGGGGAAGAAGATGGAGAATTTATTGCTGAAGTTTTAAATTATATGAACACTCCTCAGTATTTGAGGAAAAGTGCATTTCCTATAATGCCAGAACTTAAGCATGTAGGTATTCTTCCACCACTTAGAGCTCCTCATCATCCAGTTAATAGTCAACCAGACGTGGGCGACTATAGACAGGGATTTACTGTTAAAAGAAATAAGAAAGGAACTTTTGTGGATATAGGTATGGATAAACTTGCATTCTGCAAAGAGCAACTTACTGTTAAGAAAATTTTTAACTTTAAGATTACAAAAATTGCTAAGAAAGAAGTAATAGTCACACCTGATAAACCAGATGACATTTACTGGGGATATAATGTAATATCCTCTAATAAGAGTCTTAAAAATAGCTTAAAATTAATTAAACCAGATTTTGTTGTTGAAACTACAAGATATGGGGATTATATTGATTCTATTTTTGATGAATTAAAACTTAAAGTAGATGAATTTAAAAATATTGCTATTTTGTTTGGTGGCCCATATTCTTCAATTTCAGAGGATGTTTCTAGCAGTAATTGGGAACATATTAAGTTAAATACTATCCCTAACCAAGGAACTGAAACTGTTAGAACTGAAGAGGCAGTTGTCGCTACACTTTCTTTATTCAACATTTTGAGATTTTAA
- a CDS encoding ABC transporter ATP-binding protein: protein MLKIDNVSFSYDNSKNNCNLADINQNIEKGEVILLCGESGCGKTTLTRMINGIIPNFFDGTRHGNVYLDGNLISEMPIYEISRYVGSVFQNPKTQFFNVDTTSEIVFGCENLAMNTDEIKNRLNYVVNDFRLQHLLDKNIFKLSGGEKQKIAGASVSAVFPDIFVLDEPSSNLDSESSWDLEDIIKKWKESGKTVIIAEHKLFFLSNVVDRVIFMEKGQITNEWSIDQFRHIDHRDYGLRQINLKKLDVNHSEYYSNNHEMIELKNFNFKYGKNQVLSIDGVKIPKNEIIAVIGKNGAGKSTFANCLCGLKKSCKGEIIWGDNHLKRKNLLKKTYMVMQDVNHQLFTESVLDEVLLSMDDENTDRAEEILTNLNLIHLKEVHPMALSGGEKQRVAIASAIASDKEFLIFDEPTSGLDLKNMVKVSENLVYLQKLGITSFIITHDFELIMEVCSHVLHMEDGKIIDNYKINEEKLGNFFLKN from the coding sequence TTGCTTAAAATAGATAATGTTTCATTTTCATATGACAACAGTAAGAATAACTGTAATCTGGCAGATATTAATCAGAATATTGAAAAAGGTGAGGTCATTTTGCTTTGTGGTGAATCAGGTTGCGGAAAAACAACATTAACGCGTATGATAAATGGAATTATTCCCAACTTTTTTGATGGAACAAGACATGGAAATGTATATTTGGATGGTAATTTAATAAGTGAAATGCCAATTTATGAAATATCAAGATATGTCGGTTCTGTTTTTCAAAATCCAAAAACACAATTCTTCAATGTGGATACAACAAGTGAAATAGTTTTTGGGTGTGAAAATCTTGCAATGAATACTGATGAAATAAAAAATAGATTGAATTATGTTGTAAACGACTTTAGATTACAGCATCTTCTTGATAAAAATATTTTTAAATTATCTGGTGGTGAAAAGCAAAAAATTGCAGGAGCATCAGTATCTGCAGTTTTCCCAGACATATTTGTTCTTGATGAACCTTCATCAAATTTAGATTCGGAATCTAGCTGGGATTTGGAGGACATTATTAAGAAATGGAAAGAATCCGGAAAAACGGTTATTATAGCTGAACATAAACTGTTCTTTTTAAGTAATGTTGTTGATAGAGTTATATTTATGGAAAAAGGGCAAATTACTAATGAATGGTCTATTGACCAGTTCAGACATATTGACCATAGGGATTACGGTTTAAGACAAATAAATTTGAAAAAATTGGATGTTAATCATAGTGAGTATTATTCAAATAATCATGAAATGATTGAACTTAAAAATTTTAATTTTAAATATGGTAAAAATCAGGTATTAAGTATTGATGGAGTTAAAATCCCAAAAAATGAAATAATTGCAGTCATCGGAAAAAATGGTGCTGGAAAATCTACTTTTGCAAATTGTTTATGCGGACTTAAAAAGTCTTGTAAAGGGGAAATTATTTGGGGAGATAATCATTTGAAAAGAAAAAACTTGCTTAAAAAGACATATATGGTGATGCAGGATGTTAATCATCAATTATTCACTGAAAGTGTACTTGATGAAGTATTGCTGAGTATGGATGATGAAAATACAGATCGTGCTGAGGAAATATTAACAAACTTAAATCTGATTCATCTAAAAGAAGTGCACCCTATGGCATTGTCTGGCGGTGAAAAACAAAGAGTTGCTATTGCATCAGCTATTGCTTCAGATAAGGAATTTCTGATTTTTGATGAACCGACAAGCGGGCTTGATTTGAAGAATATGGTGAAAGTTAGTGAAAATTTAGTTTATCTTCAAAAATTAGGCATTACTTCATTTATCATTACTCATGATTTTGAATTAATAATGGAAGTGTGTTCCCATGTTTTGCATATGGAAGACGGAAAAATTATTGATAATTATAAAATAAATGAAGAAAAACTAGGAAATTTTTTCTTAAAAAATTGA
- a CDS encoding energy-coupling factor transporter transmembrane component T, with product MGLKLNFKLDPRTKIIILVLISFMVFNEVPLYISGILVLIPFICLFFSNRIGIALSYILMYIVAKYIQIYLLPTATGIIAILMIMFSYTTTRMLPVLMMGYYTVTTTKVSEFIASMEKSNIPKEVTIPLSVIFRYIPSVYEEIKSITNAMKMRGFGLNVKSLKNPLKLVEFYMIPILVSAIKTADELSAASLTRGLSNPESRTHFMEVKLNKIDYTLLTVSLIGLGVYAYYFLGGVFFA from the coding sequence ATGGGATTAAAACTAAATTTTAAATTGGATCCAAGAACTAAAATTATAATTTTGGTTTTGATAAGTTTCATGGTTTTTAATGAAGTGCCGTTATACATTAGTGGAATTTTAGTTTTAATTCCATTTATTTGTTTATTTTTTTCAAATCGTATCGGTATTGCTTTAAGTTATATTTTAATGTATATTGTTGCAAAATATATTCAGATTTATCTTCTTCCAACTGCAACAGGCATAATTGCAATATTGATGATAATGTTTAGTTATACGACCACTAGAATGTTGCCTGTTTTGATGATGGGATATTATACAGTCACAACAACAAAAGTGAGTGAATTTATAGCTTCTATGGAAAAAAGCAATATTCCAAAAGAGGTCACTATTCCGCTTTCAGTTATCTTTAGGTATATTCCGTCAGTTTATGAAGAAATTAAATCAATAACCAATGCAATGAAAATGAGAGGTTTTGGTTTGAATGTTAAATCATTGAAAAATCCTTTAAAACTGGTGGAATTTTATATGATTCCTATTCTGGTCAGCGCTATTAAAACAGCAGATGAACTTTCTGCAGCTTCTTTAACAAGAGGATTAAGTAATCCTGAATCCAGAACTCATTTTATGGAAGTTAAATTAAATAAAATAGATTATACATTACTGACGGTTTCATTAATCGGTTTGGGAGTTTATGCATATTATTTTTTAGGTGGTGTCTTTTTTGCTTAA
- a CDS encoding 50S ribosomal protein L23: MDSYSIIIKPHVTEKTMNLIDKNNEITFVVKRSANKGQIKRAFEELYEEKVARVTTHITPRGNKVAFIKLVEEEMAEELAVKIGVF; this comes from the coding sequence ATGGATTCATACTCAATTATTATTAAACCTCATGTTACTGAAAAAACCATGAATTTAATCGATAAAAATAATGAGATTACTTTTGTTGTAAAACGTAGTGCTAACAAAGGTCAAATTAAAAGGGCTTTTGAAGAGTTATACGAAGAAAAAGTAGCTAGAGTAACTACTCATATCACTCCTCGTGGTAATAAAGTAGCATTTATTAAACTTGTTGAAGAAGAAATGGCAGAAGAACTCGCTGTCAAAATAGGAGTATTCTAA
- a CDS encoding acetyl-CoA carboxylase biotin carboxylase subunit, whose product MFEKILIANRGEIAIRVMRACRELDIQSVAIYSDADTTSLYTNYADESYPLGNPSPAKSYLNIEKIIDIALESGADAIHPGYGFLAENPKFGEACEKNGIKLIGPTGDVIHQMGDKITSKALMKKAGVPVIEGTPEGVTDIEEAKEIARQIGYPVIVKASAGGGGIGMRAVYEEDELVRAIESTQSVASTNFGDSTVFIEKYLEKPRHIEFQLLADEHGNVIHVADRECSIQRRHQKLLEEAPSPIMTEELRAEMGASAVKAAEYIGYTSAGTVEFLYDNGQYYFLEMNTRIQVEHPITELVTNTDLIKEQIRIANGDELSYEQKDIQVSGHAIECRINAEDPLNDFAPNPGKITGYRSPGGPGVRLDSGVYMNYTIPTFYDSMISKLVTWGRTRDDSIARMKRALSEYIILGVKTTIPFHKAILRNPNFISGDLNTHFIDQYKNGIESEMVNVIAEDLENVNKMKSTFMPSKKIAAISAAVGSYLNTAKNQQMNKK is encoded by the coding sequence ATGTTTGAAAAGATATTAATTGCAAATAGAGGAGAAATTGCAATAAGAGTTATGCGTGCCTGTCGTGAGCTTGATATCCAAAGCGTAGCTATATACTCTGATGCAGATACAACATCCCTTTATACAAACTATGCTGATGAAAGCTACCCTTTAGGTAATCCTTCCCCAGCCAAGTCTTATTTAAATATAGAAAAAATCATAGATATTGCACTTGAATCTGGAGCCGATGCTATTCACCCAGGATACGGATTTTTAGCTGAAAACCCTAAATTTGGTGAAGCATGTGAAAAAAATGGAATTAAACTTATAGGACCTACCGGTGACGTGATCCATCAAATGGGAGATAAAATAACTTCAAAAGCTCTTATGAAAAAAGCTGGAGTTCCTGTTATCGAAGGTACTCCTGAAGGAGTTACAGACATTGAAGAAGCTAAAGAAATAGCTAGACAAATTGGATATCCTGTAATTGTAAAAGCTTCTGCAGGTGGTGGAGGAATTGGTATGCGTGCTGTTTATGAAGAAGACGAATTAGTGCGCGCAATTGAATCTACACAATCTGTTGCTTCTACAAACTTTGGAGATTCAACTGTATTTATTGAAAAATACCTTGAAAAACCTAGACATATTGAATTCCAGTTATTAGCTGATGAACATGGAAATGTTATTCATGTAGCTGATAGGGAATGTTCTATCCAAAGAAGACATCAGAAATTACTTGAAGAGGCACCTTCCCCAATTATGACTGAAGAACTTAGAGCTGAAATGGGAGCAAGTGCAGTAAAAGCTGCTGAATATATCGGTTATACCAGTGCAGGTACTGTTGAATTCTTATATGACAATGGCCAATATTACTTCCTTGAAATGAACACCCGTATTCAAGTAGAACACCCAATTACCGAACTTGTTACAAATACCGATTTGATTAAAGAACAAATCAGAATAGCTAATGGTGATGAACTCAGTTACGAACAGAAAGATATACAAGTATCAGGTCATGCAATAGAATGTCGTATTAATGCAGAAGATCCGTTAAACGATTTTGCACCAAATCCTGGTAAAATTACCGGTTACAGATCTCCTGGAGGACCTGGTGTACGTTTAGATAGTGGAGTTTATATGAATTATACAATTCCTACTTTCTATGATTCCATGATTTCAAAACTAGTAACCTGGGGAAGAACTAGAGATGACTCCATAGCCAGAATGAAAAGAGCATTAAGCGAATACATTATTTTAGGAGTTAAAACTACAATTCCGTTCCATAAAGCTATTTTAAGAAATCCTAACTTTATTAGTGGTGACTTAAACACTCACTTTATTGACCAATACAAAAACGGTATTGAAAGTGAAATGGTTAATGTGATTGCAGAAGATTTGGAAAATGTAAATAAAATGAAATCCACTTTTATGCCAAGTAAAAAAATAGCTGCAATTTCTGCTGCTGTTGGATCTTATTTAAATACTGCTAAAAACCAACAAATGAATAAAAAATAA